In the genome of Sulfurimonas autotrophica DSM 16294, the window TTCCTTTACGCTCAACTCTTAAAAATCCGGCCTCTTTTAAAATTTTCAGATGTCGTGAAAGACGTGACTGAATCATATCAAGAGAGTCTTGCAAATCGCAAACACAACACTCCCCGTATTCATCTAAAAATCGTAGTAAAAGCACCCGTGTTTCATCATTTAAGGCTGAAACTGTTTTTAAAAATATTTCCATGTTTACTCCATTTGTAAAATTATATCAGAATTAAGTTTTAATATCAAGATATCTTGATTTATGGATTTTATTTAGTTATAGTTTCACTATTATTATATAAAAGAGGTATAACTATGGCATTGGCATTTGGTTTATTTTTAGTAACACTGGTCTTTATTATTTGGCAGCCCAAGGGCTTACAAATTGGAACTACTGCGGTAATTGGCGCAATAGTTGCAATAGTTTTGGGTATCGTAAGTTTTGATGATGTTATCACCGTTATAGACATCGTCTGGGATGCAACTCTTGCTTTTATAGGTATTATCATATTATCAATGGTCCTTGATGAAATAGGCTTTTTTGAGTGGGCAGCCATTAAGATGGCACGTTTAAGCGGTGGAAGCGGCAATAAAATGTTTGTCTATATTTTACTTCTCGGTGCTGTTGTGGCAGCTTTTTTTGCCAATGACGGTGCTGCTTTGATTTTGACGCCTATTTTGCTGGCAAAAATGAAATACCTTAAAATGAAACCGCTTCCGATTTTTGCTTTTTTAATGGCAGGCGGTTTTATCGGTGATGCTGCGTCAAATCCGCTTGTTATTTCAAACCTTACAAACATTGTGACAGTGGGATATTTTGATATTGGTTTTGTAGAATATGCTAAAAATATGTTCCTGCCAAACCTGCTGAGTATTATGGCTTCCATTGCAATTTTATGGGTTTACTTTAGAAAAGATATCCCTTTACATGTAAACGTAGATGAACTCCCTCAAGCTGCTTCTGTCATTAAAAATCAAACAATGTTTAAATTTTCTTGGGGTTTCCTGGCACTTCTAATGGGTGGCTACTTTATAGGGGATAGACTGCATTTACCCGTTTCAGTCTTTGCTCTTGGCGGTGCTTTACTCTTTTTGGCAATCGCAAACCATTATAAAGCAGTTAAACCGATTATGACAATAAAAGCCGCACCCTGGCAAGTTGTATGGTTTAGTATCGGGCTGTATGTTGTAGTGTACGGCTTAA includes:
- a CDS encoding arsenic transporter, which translates into the protein MALAFGLFLVTLVFIIWQPKGLQIGTTAVIGAIVAIVLGIVSFDDVITVIDIVWDATLAFIGIIILSMVLDEIGFFEWAAIKMARLSGGSGNKMFVYILLLGAVVAAFFANDGAALILTPILLAKMKYLKMKPLPIFAFLMAGGFIGDAASNPLVISNLTNIVTVGYFDIGFVEYAKNMFLPNLLSIMASIAILWVYFRKDIPLHVNVDELPQAASVIKNQTMFKFSWGFLALLMGGYFIGDRLHLPVSVFALGGALLFLAIANHYKAVKPIMTIKAAPWQVVWFSIGLYVVVYGLKNAGLTDIIASWIELLIAQGEVAAVIGTGFLSALISSIMNNMPTIMIMDIAIDKVGYAGHEALVYANILGSNLGPKMTPIGSLATLLWLHVLAQKGVKIGWGEYMKVGLVVTPPVLFIALLGLI
- a CDS encoding ArsR/SmtB family transcription factor, whose amino-acid sequence is MEIFLKTVSALNDETRVLLLRFLDEYGECCVCDLQDSLDMIQSRLSRHLKILKEAGFLRVERKGTWAYYAIRSPLDRFRTEALEEIRHLDIQLPPIKKSSQNGECKI